The Polyodon spathula isolate WHYD16114869_AA unplaced genomic scaffold, ASM1765450v1 scaffolds_806, whole genome shotgun sequence genome window below encodes:
- the pcbp2 gene encoding poly(rC)-binding protein 2 isoform X1 yields the protein MDSDVIEGGLNVTLTIRLLMHGKEVGSIIGKKGESVKKMREESGARINISEGNCPERIITLAGPTTAIFKAFSMIIEKLEEDISSAMTNSTATSRPPVTLRIVVPASQCGSLIGKGGCKIKEIRESTGAQVQVAGDMLPNSTERAITIAGTSQSIIECVKQVCVVMLEVSSPPKGVTIPYRPKPSGSPVIFAGGQAYTVQGQHAIPQPDLTKLHQLAMQQSPFPLAPSSTGFTAGMDASAQASSHELTIPNDLIGCIIGRQGAKINEIRQMSGAQIKIANPVEGSTDRQVTITGSPASISLAEYLINARLSSEASGLGSN from the exons ATGGACTCTGATGTGATCGAAGGCGGACTCAATGTCACCCTCACTATCAGACTGCTGATGCACGGCAAG gaagttgGAAGCATCATTGGCAAG aaAGGAGAATCTGTGAAGAAGATGCGAGAAGAG AGCGGTGCTCGCATTAACATCTCTGAAGGGAATTGCCCAGAGAGGATTATCACGCTCGCTGGACCCACCACTGCCATCTTCAAAGCCTTCTCGATGATCATCGAAAAGCTGGAGGAG GACATCAGCAGCGCGATGACCAACAGCACAGCCACCAGCAGGCCCCCAGTGACCCTGCGCATCGTGGTCCCGGCCAGCCAGTGTGGCTCGCTCATTGGGAAGGGCGGCTGCAAGATCAAGGAGATACGAGAG TCGACTGGTGCCCAGGTTCAGGTGGCAGGGGACATGCTTCCCAACTCGACAGAGCGCGCCATCACCATCGCTGGCACCTCGCAGTCCATCATCGAGTGTGTCAAGCAGGTCTGCGTGGTCATGCTGGAGGTGAGT TCTCCTCCTAAGGGGGTCACCATCCCGTACAGACCCAAGCCGTCCGGATCGCCGGTCATCTTCGCTGGCGGACAG GCTTATACCGTTCAAGGACAGCACGCCATTCCTCAGCCAGAT CTGACGAAGCTGCACCAGCTCGCAATGCAGCAGAGCCCCTTCCCTCTGGCCCCAAGCAGCACcggcttcacagcagggatggacGCCTCTGCCCAAGCCAGCTCTCATGAGCTCACCATTCCCAACGAC CTGATTGGCTGCATCATAGGCCGCCAAGGCGCCAAAATCAACGAGATCCGGCAGATGTCTGGAGCGCAGATCAAAATAGCCAACCCGGTGGAGGGCTCCACCGACAGGCAGGTGACCATCACTGGCTCCCCGGCCAGCATCAGCCTAGCGGAGTACCTCATCAACGCCAG
- the pcbp2 gene encoding poly(rC)-binding protein 2 isoform X2, producing MDSDVIEGGLNVTLTIRLLMHGKEVGSIIGKKGESVKKMREESGARINISEGNCPERIITLAGPTTAIFKAFSMIIEKLEEDISSAMTNSTATSRPPVTLRIVVPASQCGSLIGKGGCKIKEIRESTGAQVQVAGDMLPNSTERAITIAGTSQSIIECVKQVCVVMLESPPKGVTIPYRPKPSGSPVIFAGGQAYTVQGQHAIPQPDLTKLHQLAMQQSPFPLAPSSTGFTAGMDASAQASSHELTIPNDLIGCIIGRQGAKINEIRQMSGAQIKIANPVEGSTDRQVTITGSPASISLAEYLINARLSSEASGLGSN from the exons ATGGACTCTGATGTGATCGAAGGCGGACTCAATGTCACCCTCACTATCAGACTGCTGATGCACGGCAAG gaagttgGAAGCATCATTGGCAAG aaAGGAGAATCTGTGAAGAAGATGCGAGAAGAG AGCGGTGCTCGCATTAACATCTCTGAAGGGAATTGCCCAGAGAGGATTATCACGCTCGCTGGACCCACCACTGCCATCTTCAAAGCCTTCTCGATGATCATCGAAAAGCTGGAGGAG GACATCAGCAGCGCGATGACCAACAGCACAGCCACCAGCAGGCCCCCAGTGACCCTGCGCATCGTGGTCCCGGCCAGCCAGTGTGGCTCGCTCATTGGGAAGGGCGGCTGCAAGATCAAGGAGATACGAGAG TCGACTGGTGCCCAGGTTCAGGTGGCAGGGGACATGCTTCCCAACTCGACAGAGCGCGCCATCACCATCGCTGGCACCTCGCAGTCCATCATCGAGTGTGTCAAGCAGGTCTGCGTGGTCATGCTGGAG TCTCCTCCTAAGGGGGTCACCATCCCGTACAGACCCAAGCCGTCCGGATCGCCGGTCATCTTCGCTGGCGGACAG GCTTATACCGTTCAAGGACAGCACGCCATTCCTCAGCCAGAT CTGACGAAGCTGCACCAGCTCGCAATGCAGCAGAGCCCCTTCCCTCTGGCCCCAAGCAGCACcggcttcacagcagggatggacGCCTCTGCCCAAGCCAGCTCTCATGAGCTCACCATTCCCAACGAC CTGATTGGCTGCATCATAGGCCGCCAAGGCGCCAAAATCAACGAGATCCGGCAGATGTCTGGAGCGCAGATCAAAATAGCCAACCCGGTGGAGGGCTCCACCGACAGGCAGGTGACCATCACTGGCTCCCCGGCCAGCATCAGCCTAGCGGAGTACCTCATCAACGCCAG
- the LOC121308913 gene encoding anti-Muellerian hormone type-2 receptor-like gives MAGTRRRAEPLRMLLPMWVWIAAIGLAGTGLTDGKKCVYSVGSPGDRAVVESGNVNGTVQHCARAGCCITIVHLLNNKTNITTQAHCSLRLPLLSCTCLPCLKGCSVIEGSCTELLCLLGPLRRRNYTSCVCSADLCNSHFTWSQDAVSDGAARGEGSSLAPLAWILTVGVPLLCLLTGGWKWRDIRRRLLAHQLPLQDLPQTERVQATTSPASPTSPRLDLTNMELHQVINRGRYAELWKGSLEGVPVVFKLYPSGGCRCYDSESAVYGLPLLKHPSIAHFLGEGESGQSGARVLVLELAHHGSLRAFLSQHCSDWVGTVRLALSLCQGLAFLHSEIHRDGVYKPAVAHRDLSSNNVLVKADQTCALSDFGSATALNLRPGPTPLGTQEVCVQVGTPRYMPPEILDGTLNIWDPLSSLRQVDVYSLGLLVWEMTTRCTDLWTVSPVPEYRPAYEAELGPSPSLDELVLLVSEQRKRPVLTHLCGGHIQGCGTLMEILKHCWDNDPEARLTAPCTEKRLSSL, from the exons ATGGCAGGGACGAGGCGGCGGGCAGAGCCGCTCCGAATGCTTCTCCCCATGTGGGTCTGGATCGCCGCTATCGGCCTTGCAGGAACCG GATTGACCGATGGGAAGAAATGCGTTTACTCGGTAGGATCTCCGGGGGACAGGGCTGTTGTGGAGAGCGGCAATGTGAACGGGACGGTGCAGCACTGCGCCCGCGCTGGCTGCTGCATCACCATCGTCCATctcttaaataacaaaacaaacatcaccaCGCAAG CACACTGTAGTCTGAGGTTGCCACTTCTCTCTTGTACATGTCTCCCCTGTTTAAAAGGCTGCAGCGTCATCGAGGGAAGCTGCACTGAGCTGCTCTGCCTCTTGGGGCCCTTGAGAAGAAGGAACTACACCTCCTGCGTGTGCAGCGCAGACCTCTGCAACTCCCACTTCACATGGAGCCAGGATGCTG TTTCAGATGGTGCTGCGAGAGGGGAGGGGAGCAGCCTGGCTCCCCTGGCCTGGATCCTGACTGTGGGGGTGCCCCTGCTTTGCCTGCTGACCGGCGGCTGGAAGTGGAGAGACATTCGCAGGAGAC ttttgGCTCACCAGCTTCCTCTGCAAGACCTCCCTCAGACTGAAAGGGTCCAAGCAACGACCTCACCTGCCTCCCCAACCTCACCTCGCCTCGACCTCACCAACATGGAGCTGCACCAG GTTATCAACAGGGGGCGCTACGCGGAGCTGTGGAAGGGGTCCCTGGAGGGGGTCCCCGTGGTTTTCAAACTGTACCCCTCGGGGGGCTGCCGGTGCTACGACAGCGAGAGCGCGGTGTACGGGCTGCCACTGCTGAAGCACCCCAGCATCGCCCACTTcctgggggagggggagagcGGGCAGAGTGGAGCGAGGGTGCTGGTGCTGGAGCTGGCTCATCAC GGTTCTCTGCGGGCGTTCCTCTCTCAGCACTGCAGTGACTGGGTCGGGACAGTGAGGCTGGCCCTCTCTCTGTGCCAAGGCCTGGCCTTCTTGCACTCTGAGATCCACAGGGACG GCGTGTACAAGCCTGCCGTGGCGCACAGAGACCTCAGCAGTAACAACGTGCTGGTCAAGGCTGACCAGACCTGTGCGCTCAGTGACTTCGGCTCAGCCACCGCCCTCAACCTGAGACCTGGACCGACACCACTCGGCACCCAGGAG GTGTGTGTGCAGGTGGGGACCCCTCGCTACATGCCCCCCGAGATCCTGGACGGCACTTTAAATATCTGGGACCCCTTATCCTCCTTGCGGCAGGTGGATGTCTACTCGCTGGGTCTGCTGGTCTGGGAGATGACCACTAGATGCACTGACCTCTGGACAG TCTCCCCAGTGCCGGAGTACAGACCTGCCTACGAGGCTGAACTGGGTCCCAGTCCCTCGCTAGACGAACTGGTCCTGCTGGTGTCGGAGCAGAGAAAACGACCCGTGCTGACCCACCTCTGCGGAGGACACATCCAG gGCTGTGGCACTTTGATGGAGATTCTGAAGCACTGCTGGGATAATGACCCTGAAGCCAGACTGACTGCACCCTGCACAGAGAAGAGACTGAGCTCCCTGTAG
- the LOC121308935 gene encoding cell division cycle-associated protein 7-like isoform X2 — protein MHAKATAFILFTAVYFVLPQECRLGMGSLSVELADIFAEDSGDEKTFYGFSEGELSGSDYPSSSESEGQGRLQSQNDGPPRRFNLKVALRIPAHRLKEEEEEEEEDEDEENRPPPTLPHAPNPMMSHSSSDSDQESHHGFLEKRAMNIKANKAMLAQLMADLHKMPGLLIPPQPAVRGAPSKPKRAPQSSAAGQGGARRNPERTSRRHTRSMGCADRTPSPDEQSALQRSIEDELLEVRGSPRQRRAPRPSTAIPHVIRPVEDITEEELGMIAVNGAEKTYNRATGSTCHQCRQKTIDTKTSCRNLECRGVQGQFCGPCLRNRYGEEVRDALLNPSWQCPPCREICNCSFCRQRDGRCPTGILFPLAQYHGFTDVHSYLLSLCNQIKTEDL, from the exons ATGCATGCAAAAGCGACCGCGTTCATTCTCTTCACCGCTGTTTATTTTGTCCTCCCGCAGGAGTGCAGATTGGGGATGGGCAGTCTTTCCGTGGAACTGGCTGATATTTTCGCGGAAGACTCCGGCGACGAGAAGACTTTCTACGGGTTTTCCGAGGGCGAGCTGAGCGGCTCGGATTACCCA tcAAGCTCGGAGAGTGAGGGCCAGGGACGCTTGCAGAGTCAAAATGATGGTCCTCCACGCCGCTTCAACCTCAAGGTGGCGCTGCGAATACCAGCTCATAGgctgaaggaggaggaggaggaggaggaggaggatgaggatgaggagaACCGCCCCCCTCCTACTCTTCCCCACGCTCCCAACCCCATGATGAGTCACTCCAGCTCGGACTCTGACCAGGAGTCCCACCACGGCTTCCTGGAGAAGAGAGCCATGAACATCAAGGCTAACAAAGCCATG CTTGCTCAGTTGATGGCAGACCTCCACAAGATGCCTGGATTGCTGATCCCTCCCCAGCCTGCCGTGCGGGGCGCTCCCAGC AAGCCAAAGCGAGCTCCGCAGTCCTCGGCGGCCGGGCAGGGGGGCGCGAGAAGGAACCCAGAGAGAACGTCCCGCAGACACACCCGCTCCATGGGCTGCGCGGACAGGACCCCCTCCCCGGATGagcagagcgctctgcagcgcAGCATTGAGGATGAGCTACTggag GTGAGGGGGTCCCCCCGGCAGCGTCGTGCCCCCCGCCCCAGCACAGCGATCCCGCACGTGATCCGGCCGGTCGAGGACATTACTGAGGAGGAGCTGGGGATGATCGCAGTCAACGGAGCGGAGAAGACGTACAACCGAGCCACC ggctCCACGTGCCACCAGTGCCGGCAGAAGACCATTGACACCAAGACCAGCTGCAGGAACCTGGAGTGCCGCGGGGTGCAGGGGCAGTTCTGCGGGCCGTGTCTGCGCAACCGATATGGAGAGGAGGTTCGGGACGCACTGCTCAACCCG TCCTGGCAGTGCCCACCGTGCCGAGAGATCTGTAACTGCAGCTTCTGCCGGCAGAGGGACGGGCGCTGCCCCACTGGCATCCTGTTCCCCCTGGCGCAGTACCACGGCTTCACAGACGTGCACTCCTACCTCCTCAG CCTTTGCAACCAGATCAAAACGGAGGATCTCTAA
- the prr13 gene encoding proline rich 13: MWNPNQGQPGAYPPGGPMPPNPAYPPQVCPPGPGPMPPPGIPGQHPYPGSGSYPGPYPGGQPCPPAYPGGQPCPPAYPGGQPCPPAYPGGQAPYPCPPGGVYPGHPPRCGDDHHKKKKKDKKAHKEHKHGKHGHGPHGKHGPHGKHGKHSSSSSSSSDSD, from the exons ATGTGGAATCCCAATCAAG gtCAACCAGGAGCCTACCCCCCAGGGGGTCCCATGCCCCCTAACCCTGCCTACCCTCCCCAGGTGTGCCCCCCAGGCCCGGGTCCAATGCCCCCCCCTGGGATTCCAGGTCAGCACCCCTACCCTGGCTCTGGATCCTACCCGGGACCCTACCCTGGGGGTCAGCCCTGTCCTCCTGCTTACCCTGGGGGTCAGCCCTGTCCTCCTGCTTACCCTGGGGGTCAGCCCTGCCCACCTGCTTACCCTGGGGGTCAGGCCCCCTACCCCTGCCCCCCAGGAGGAGTTTACCCTGGACACCCCCCTAGATGTGGGGATGACCAccacaagaagaagaagaaggacaaAAAGGCTCACAAGGAACATAAGCACGGAAAACACGGGCATGGCCCGCATGGGAAGCATGGCCCACATGGCAAACATGGGAAG CATTCCTCCAGCTCTAGCAGCAGCAGTGACTCGGACTGA
- the LOC121308935 gene encoding cell division cycle-associated protein 7-like isoform X1, with protein MHAKATAFILFTAVYFVLPQECRLGMGSLSVELADIFAEDSGDEKTFYGFSEGELSGSDYPSSSESEGQGRLQSQNDGPPRRFNLKVALRIPAHRLKEEEEEEEEDEDEENRPPPTLPHAPNPMMSHSSSDSDQESHHGFLEKRAMNIKANKAMLAQLMADLHKMPGLLIPPQPAVRGAPSKPKRAPQSSAAGQGGARRNPERTSRRHTRSMGCADRTPSPDEQSALQRSIEDELLEVRGSPRQRRAPRPSTAIPHVIRPVEDITEEELGMIAVNGAEKTYNRATGSTCHQCRQKTIDTKTSCRNLECRGVQGQFCGPCLRNRYGEEVRDALLNPVSLSLSGWCTVLLLLWVDFDDMKRASQSSSSPPCSPGSAHRAERSVTAASAGRGTGAAPLASCSPWRSTTASQTCTPTSSAFATRSKRRISKWTKRTQTVKDRWTLDRAREELCFSITNHVCLEHFRHCTAIAPSDLTGAVMSCTQSRPVSVQYTVLYCRGLLLGSLF; from the exons ATGCATGCAAAAGCGACCGCGTTCATTCTCTTCACCGCTGTTTATTTTGTCCTCCCGCAGGAGTGCAGATTGGGGATGGGCAGTCTTTCCGTGGAACTGGCTGATATTTTCGCGGAAGACTCCGGCGACGAGAAGACTTTCTACGGGTTTTCCGAGGGCGAGCTGAGCGGCTCGGATTACCCA tcAAGCTCGGAGAGTGAGGGCCAGGGACGCTTGCAGAGTCAAAATGATGGTCCTCCACGCCGCTTCAACCTCAAGGTGGCGCTGCGAATACCAGCTCATAGgctgaaggaggaggaggaggaggaggaggaggatgaggatgaggagaACCGCCCCCCTCCTACTCTTCCCCACGCTCCCAACCCCATGATGAGTCACTCCAGCTCGGACTCTGACCAGGAGTCCCACCACGGCTTCCTGGAGAAGAGAGCCATGAACATCAAGGCTAACAAAGCCATG CTTGCTCAGTTGATGGCAGACCTCCACAAGATGCCTGGATTGCTGATCCCTCCCCAGCCTGCCGTGCGGGGCGCTCCCAGC AAGCCAAAGCGAGCTCCGCAGTCCTCGGCGGCCGGGCAGGGGGGCGCGAGAAGGAACCCAGAGAGAACGTCCCGCAGACACACCCGCTCCATGGGCTGCGCGGACAGGACCCCCTCCCCGGATGagcagagcgctctgcagcgcAGCATTGAGGATGAGCTACTggag GTGAGGGGGTCCCCCCGGCAGCGTCGTGCCCCCCGCCCCAGCACAGCGATCCCGCACGTGATCCGGCCGGTCGAGGACATTACTGAGGAGGAGCTGGGGATGATCGCAGTCAACGGAGCGGAGAAGACGTACAACCGAGCCACC ggctCCACGTGCCACCAGTGCCGGCAGAAGACCATTGACACCAAGACCAGCTGCAGGAACCTGGAGTGCCGCGGGGTGCAGGGGCAGTTCTGCGGGCCGTGTCTGCGCAACCGATATGGAGAGGAGGTTCGGGACGCACTGCTCAACCCGGTGAGTCTCTCTCTTTCTGGGTGGTGCACGGTGCTATTGCTGTTATGGGTTGATTTTGACGATATGAAACGTGCGTCTCAATCCTCCTCTTCCCCCCCCTGCAGTCCTGGCAGTGCCCACCGTGCCGAGAGATCTGTAACTGCAGCTTCTGCCGGCAGAGGGACGGGCGCTGCCCCACTGGCATCCTGTTCCCCCTGGCGCAGTACCACGGCTTCACAGACGTGCACTCCTACCTCCTCAG CCTTTGCAACCAGATCAAAACGGAGGATCTCTAAATGGACGAAAAGAACGCAAACCGTAAAGGATCGCTGGACGCTGGATCGAGCCCGCGAGGAGTTGTGTTTTTCTATAACAAATCATGTCTGCTTAGAACACTTCCGTCATTGCACTGCAATTGCACCTTCAGACCTGACGGGAGCAGTAATGTCTTGTACACAAAGTAGACCAGTATCTGTGCAGTATACTGTGCTTTACTGTCGTGGGTTATTGCTCGGCTCACTTTTTTAA